The Xiphophorus hellerii strain 12219 chromosome 3, Xiphophorus_hellerii-4.1, whole genome shotgun sequence genome segment TCTGATTTTCCACTTTTGGAAATCTTGAAGTTGGCTCTGATTTCTCCTTAGGAACAACACTATTAAAGGATGACCAAATGGCAGTGGAAATCTTTTGCAATTTAATCTTCCTCATGCGATAACGCTATGGTGCAATGATTTGTATTTAGGAAATAATGTAAGATGAAAGACAACCTGAAATTAATATGACTTTGTCTGGTAATAAATGCACTGGCGTATCAAAcgcaaatcttttttttttttgtttattgcacCAAGAATCCAGCAGGATCAGACCTGATCAAAATGACTAATTGTGTCACCAACAAGGTTTtactatcattttaaaaacagaaatattaatgaattcagattttaaactaTCTTAAGTATGCTATGGTAACGATTAGCACGCTGGCATTACAAAACCAGCAAAATTAGCATGTATTCCTTAGAGAATCTATCTCCATAATCTGAGATTTCCAAATACGTTCAGCATTCCTGCTCTCTGGTGAAACTGTTGCTCTCTGACTGCCTGAATTAACCTTCTCCAGATGTCAGAGACAAGCCTGTTTATTCAAAATACCTTCTCACATATCTGTGCTTCCTCTGGCTATGATTTTAAGTGCCTTAATGATGCAATATTTAGGTAGCTTTGGGTACCTCCAGATGTGGCGTGTGTCCTGTACTGGAAAAATATCTGGATTTTGAAGTGTCTGTCTGGTTTCAGGCTGGTTTGACTGATTCAGGTCAccagccaattttttttttcttggtgcaTTTCTAATGAGGACAGAGGAGCTAAAACACACCACCTCAGTCTGATTAGGGCAACAACATGAAGTAAACAGGTGTGAAACCATGTTAACACACATAATTATCCCAAAGCCTTTGAAAATACCTCCATCAGTTTATCGATAATTCAATTTACACATAACTGTTTGCACAACCGAGTGCCTCCTTATTACTTCATCTggttaaaaatagaaatcacATTCCAGTGGCCAGAACGTTTACCGTTCTGTTGCAGCATTTTGGCTCAGTTTAATCCACTTCCCAGGACTCGTCTGCAGCTGCGCCCTCTGGTACGGCAATCTGCAACactttaagcaaaaaaaaaaaaaacacccgaAAAAATGTCCATGCATGACTTTTCAGTAATATTGCCCCcttgttttcctttcagtaTATGCATCTCCTTTATGTTTCCCTTTAATCTGCAGGTCTTACACGTCTAGTGTTAGCGTGCAGGACGCAGGCTGTGCAGTAGTTTAAATCACATTCCTTTTATAGCTATACAATCATACAACACACTGAAATCTCTCCATCATCAACAAACCTTTGCATGAGCTGATATAtagaaatattaattatttactcGATGCAATATGCTTGTGGCAAGCTGCTACGCTATGATGAAAAATACTGAATCGGTTCACTGACATCATGGATTTcttgggaaaaaagaaaaaaaatggatttcttgggaaaaaagaaaaaaaaaaaagcaagacacTCAACTTGAACCTTCCTTCCCTCTCTGATGCTCAGTGTCAGCCAACACTACCATGGAGTCTCATCTGTGGCGGCGTTGCTGTGAAGCAGTCGGTGTTGTCTGGCTGGGTGCAACAAGGAGAAAATCAGCGTCCTCACTCCCTGAAAGGCTGAGGACTGGAACAAGGGTGGATCTTTACACTGGAGAGGGGCGGTCAGTCTGTTTTAattctccaacaacaacaaaaaaaaatgcaggaaaaaGTGTGTCACTGTCTTTTACTTTATCCTCATACAAGAAAAATGGTTGTTTGTTGCAAAAATGTTATTATAAAGTTAATGGACGGGATAGCTCTTCAGCAGCATTTTTGATTCCAGTTCCATAGACACGATAAAACTAAGATCCCCAACTGCCCCAAagtacacccccacacacgcacacgcaccccCACGCGCATTCACACATCACCACACCTCTGTCATTTGTCCTGCTGTTCTGATTGGTCAGGGGCGCTGTCTGTTGGCGGAGACAATCAGCCTGGCGTGTTGATGGTTTTCACTGTGTAATTCTGGAAAAGGGGCTGCAGGAACATGCCCATCGTGCCGAACacgcaaacaaacacaaagatccAGAGAAAGAGGCGATCGATCACCATAGCAACATACTTCCAGTCCTCGCTCACCTGTGGATCAGATGGGAAGGGGGACGGACCATAAGAAGGGTGTGAGGAGTGGGGCAAACAGAAAGATTAATGTCAGCATTGTAGAGTGAGAAGATAAATGTGTTGCATATATAGAGCAACATGTGCTATAATTTCCAGTTTTCAGTAActttgtttacataaaaaaataaaatattagtgttCAATCTAAATTTGCAGCaaagagaaatagaaaaagcaaagaaaacaagaaagaaagaagaaagaaaggaagataaaataaataaataaataaataaataaagaggaaGGAGgacagaacatttacagtgaaatccctaaatataaatatttcccttttttgACTTCTACAGATTGTGTAGGAACCTTCCAAAATGACAACTTGTCTAGAGGTCTGGGATTCTTTTCCTGACATATCTTTCTCATCTTCACCTTTTATATATTCACCTGCCACATTGCAATTTGATCCATTACATAAGTGCTCCATATTTTACTCTGTGACCTTTACACTGTACGGAAAGCGACttcactcttttcttttttgactttttccctTCGCTTTTCCCACTTCTATTACATTTCTTCACACTGAAATCCCCTCTGGGTTTATCTGCTGGCTTTAAGAACAGGATGATAAATGTGACAGCCAGCTCAACAGCCTTTGGCAAAAGCCAGAGGAAATGTTTGACCTTTCTAAAATGcaaatctgaaattttaattgcaaaagTAGTCATAACCTTtcaactttttacattttgtcatattataaCACACACTTGAATGTATTAGTTTATATGACAGAGCAATCCACAATGATGCACAAAGGAAAAGACCAGGTCATGCTTTGTATTACCCTTTATGAAGTAGTATTTTGTAGAACCTCTTGCTACAATTACAGCAGccagtgtttttttattgtctctaccagctttgctcATGTGGAGAGTAAAATCTTTGCACATTATTCTttctaaaacagctcaagctcagaCAGATGGGTTGGCGAGAGCCTCTGCGCAGCAGTTTTCAAGTCTGACCACGGATTCccaattggatttaggtttggacAAAACCACATTAAGACACTAAACATGCTCTGATCTAAACCTCTCCATCGTCGCTCCAGTTGTGTGTTTGGGGTTAATGCCTGCTGGAAGTGGAACCTCCCTCCCAGTCTTCCGCAGCCTCTGACATCCTTCCCAAAGAAATGCATCACAATAGCATGAAACTACCTGCACCATGATTCACCATGGGAATGGTGTGTTCAAGGTGATTTGAGGTGTTAGATTTTtctccacacatttttttttgtgagtttcagtttagtttctCATCTTCTTTCACATTTGCCATGTATCTTAGATGGCTTGTGGGAAACTGCAAGCGGGGATTCTTACCTATTATTGGTCCTTGACGCTCTTTCATAAAATCCAGGTACAAACGATTAGTAAATATTCTCATAGATTTCCCCTCCTGAGCTGTGGCTCTCTATGGTGATCAGCTAGTTTAGATTTGGAGTCTGTGGcagtttgtctgtgttttttatgCAATGTCAGAATATAATGTCTCCGACAGAATGACATGAATTGTACAAGGCTTTTTAAAAGCCATATCAGTTTAGCTGCAAATTATGAGTTTCAGTTGTAAAGagtgatcattttttttctctttgtgttctATAAATATGGGAAGGACTCACTCAGCTAGCACCTTTCTACAGAAgatgcagggtttttttttgtttgtacaaCTTTGACAAATTTAGAAATggagctaaaaaagaaaaccccaaTACTGATTCATTTTGtatatgaaaacattagtcatttattaaataaatttacatttgtgcgtgttaaaaatcagaaaaggtTTGAGAGGCAAGAAGGCTTTATGGAGCCACTTTATCTGTTAGGGAATGTATTTACTGCTCCTGATGTGGGATGTTGCTTTGTTGCTGTGTTTAATTTGCAAAAGATTGTCTATTAACACtaagtaaaaaaacagaatccaGCATTCTGTCGTCTCTGTCTACCGGCTCCCCTTCCTGCAGTCAGGCGCAGGGTTAATGGAGGTGAGTGGTTAATGTGAGTTGAGACTCTTTCTGGCACACAGCTCTGATGAGGTTCGACTCGAGTCGAAGAGGAGAGGAAGGTAAGAGACCCAGGAGATGGAGGACACAGAGAGGGTGCTGACATTTGAACCCTGCGATGATAACTTGAGGAGGGGAGCAAAGGAGAGAGGAAAAGCGAAGTGGGGGAAgggaaactgaaaaattacacaCTGGGCCAAGAGAGGAAGGATTTGAACTCAGTTTTCAtggctacagaaaaaaaaacaatgtttgggATGGACCGAATCAGAACAAATTGTAAACTCCTGTATTATTTTCTATGTTTCCAGgtaaaaagcagtaaaaatttaaaaaaaaaaaacactacaccCTCACTCCTCCATCTCAGTGCctcagctttttcccacttctTTATGCACACGTCATGCTGCTGCTATTATTACATACTGCGCTGGATAGTCGCTGGGCTACGGCTGCATCATCAGATctgtctgctctgctgctggtcTGTTCCAGCAACCCGTGCATTTTCAGAAGGCAGAGTTAAATGATGGAGCTGAGCAGCCACACAACATGATATGGCACTCATCTGAGCAGCTCGGGAAACCATAATGGCTGGTAATGTACATGGATAAAAGACAATGACTCACTGCTAAGCCGATCCACACACAGCCACGAGGAGTTAAATCAGAGTAACACTCAGGCGAGCTGACAGCAACGGCAAAAACTGTCATCACAGGCCATGTGTTGGCAAAGCAATTAGCCGGAGGAAATTTGCATGGCACCAAGAAGCAGCTTATCCGAAAATCAGCTTACTCAGGAGGCGAGAGAGACAGCAAAGCTACAGGTTCTTAAAGCTGAACATAaagaataaagatttttttcattttaacaaatgatataatgaaatatttaacttcagtAGTCTCTTCTACaggttttatgaaatatttatgaattattgagCAGATTAGGAACCTCCTGTTTATGTTGGGATGAAAATGATAATCATGCTAAAACTGTATTGATGAGGCATGGGCCACTTTAGGATGCCGACGATGTGAGAGGTCCTGGACACCAACACAGCAGGTTGCtgatatgttttaatttatcccTTATGCTCCTTCATTGTTTTTCAGCATTTGTGCTTTGGAGTTGTTACTTTAGATtagtcttcttctttgtttactGTCTATATTGGTTTCAGGTCTCTTCTCCCCTTGTCTTTCTCTCTGCTTGGTTCATATTTCGTCTTTCCGTCTTCCTGGTATCTTGCTCCTCTGTCCAGCAGCTTCACATCTCTTAGTTCTCCAGCTGCCTTCATTTGCCTCTGATTCGTCCCTCTGCTTCCTTGCCACTGACTTCACTTCCTCAGTATATATCTGCTCCCTGGTTTCCTTTATTCTCCACAAAATCCTTCCACTGCACTTCTATTATCTCCATGTTATCCCATAGCATTGCTGTTTTACCTTTCGTAAGTATTTTCCTTACCTTCCTCAAATTATTAATTCCATGACAATCCCATTTTTACTGCCTACAACCTTGACAATCTGACTTagatttcagtctctagatgcTGGTAGACACATTGAAAGACTCTGCAGTGAAAGATGGTTGCATCTTGGAGGTTATGGAGGAAAACCACAACCAGGTGTCAAACGTTTCtgatttttatgtgtaaaaaaataaccacattGTGGTTGTAAACGTCTTACCACTCAACAACTAGTCACTGTTTGGTTCTATATTACAAAATCATAACAGCAGAAATTGATGTTTTGTGGTTATagcataaaaaatgtgaaaaagctcagGGAGGATAATTTTCCCCACAGTGTGTTAATGACACACCGGCTATTGTTTTAACGTTTCTTACCAACACAGTCTTTTAATGTTCGGAAACCGCAATATTTTGACGGGTGATGCTTCTCTGGTATTAAGGTTGTGAATGGTGTATCCATTGCTTTTAACCATTTTACACAGCTGACTGACCGCTACGGATCGGGATTGGGCAAAGCAACACTTTACTGTGTAGTCCTCTCACCAACAAGAATTTGAAGTGGAATACTGGTCTGATGCAAGTTTTAGAAGGGGTTAAAACAgtgatgttttaaataaaaacaaacaaaaaaaagacaatacttgaaactgaaaaatccCATGCCCATTTATATTCAAAAGGATGTGGAAAACAGGTATGACAATGTAATACTTACACTCTGATCGTCATCTTCGCTCTTCATGTGGTTGGCGATGAAGCGAACTCCTTCCACTGCCTCATCAAATCCTGGACAGGCTTGAGCCAGCAAGGCCTGAGTCAAAGCCGGACCTCCAGCTGCCTGCTTCCCCCGGGGCAGGTTTCCAGAACTGCCCTCCCGACTCTCCCTCACTCTGTTCAGACCATCCATTGATCCCCCGCCGGCACCCACCAGTTCCCCTCCAAACTGTTTGACTGACGCCCGGTTCACGTAGCACGTGCAAGGGTCCCCGTCGTCCTTCCCAAAAACAGACGATGAGGTCCCCCCTCCGTTTCCACCACCGCCACCAAGCCCGAGGCCAACCATCAGGGCCGCTGGCTCCCCGCTGCGCCCGCCCTCCTTCTGCTCCTGTGCTCGCCTTCGCTGGCGTAGCCGCTGGCGCTCACTGCTGTTCCTCGGCTGTCGCATGAAGAGCAGGGCGGGAAGCTTGTTGAGGAACACCAGTTTAACCCAGGGAGGCATGGTGTGCGTGGTGGGTGAGCGGTGGTGGACgttgagcacacacacactggtaACTATGGAAAAAGTGACCAGAACCATGGTGAACATCAAGTACTTCCCCACCAGAGGAACGTCCAGTGAAGTTGGTGGGACGATCTTGGagatcagcagcaggaagacgGTGAGCGCGAGCAGCACGGAGATGCACAGCGTCATCTTCTCTCCGCAGTCGGATGGCAAGTAGAAGACCAGGATGGCCAGTGAAGTGATGAGCACACAAGGTATGATGAGGTTGATGGTGTAAAATAGCGGCTTCCTGCGAATGATGAAGTCGTATGTGATGTCCACGTAGGTGGGGTCAGCCGGGTTCTCGTTTCGTCGACCCGGCAGGGCAATGATGTCCCATTCTCCGCTGGGCGTGAAGTCATCCATGCTGGCCACGTCGGCGCGAAGCACAAGATCTATTTCTGTGCGGTCATAGGTCCAGGAACGAAACCTCAGCGTGCAGTTCTGCTGGTCGAAAGGGAAGTGCTTCACCTCAATCTTGCAGGCTGATTTGTAGATGGCTGGAGGCAACCAGAAGATGCTGCCATCATAGGACACCACCGCGTTAGAGTAGAAGGATACCTCATAGACCCCGTCAGCACTATGGGAGAGAAGACAATTCAGTTACAAGTGGGTTTGGGTAGCTTTTATATTTACACTGGTTATCTTGTCTCAGATTTAACTGCCAACACTATTCTCACTCCATATATTGTATGCATAAAAATCTTAAGTTAATAAATGTCATAGACAACATTATACCAGCTGTTGTCTACTCATAACTGCTCCACTTGACTCCTCCActtcaaaagaataaaattttcatcatttttaagtGAACTGATGGGCCGTGTTCTTTATGAAGAGCAGcacatttctaattttaaagcaaaatacataataaacatAGAGAAACACtctcagctgaaaatgtaaaatattttttttagtgtgaATACGTTTCACACAAGTGCCTGGGTACTTAAAGAAAAGGATACAGGTATTAAATGAATAGATGGTTCAGACAGGAAACAAAGTTCATTGATGGGATGGATTTAAAAAGATCTGCTTAAGACAAACTCTTTAGTTTGGAGTgacctaaaaacatttaaactcagaTTTGGGGATAAATGTGACGCAAGAAAAGTAACCAGTAGTTATTTTCCTGTTCTGTCAAGAGTGCTAActcaaaaataattctgaatttGCAAACAATATCTCTGATGCTGttatacaatgaaataatcCCTTTGCTCAAGATAGCGACAGCAGCTGAGAATTGGGGATTAGCATGCTGGCCTGGGGTACACAGGATTATCAGGATCACTTTATCCAGAGTGAGGTGGGTCAGTGATCTTTTAATCATCACTACAGTAACGAAAGAAGAGCAGGTCACACAGATCACTGTTCTCTGATGAGCTGATTTGCAAACCATAGGCTGACACGGAGTTTCCACTACACTGAGACAAGCCGTCTGCGACATCCTAAATGTCTCCAGACACGCAAGCAAACCCTCTTCAGGCGCATGGTTTTGATGATGAATGAAATCTGATGAGGCTAGTTTCATCCACAGCAATGCAGCTCTGATGCACTGCACATCAATATGCATGATTATCAATATGCATGATTATCAATATGCATGATTATCAATCTTTGTCcgaaaaaagtgacaaaagcaGTGTTTCCCTTCTTCTTCCCACATTAAGTAGATTACTCTGAGATATAGCCACAATTAAACTTGTTTAATcaatatattataaaaacacaaaaatacagtgTTCACTCATAAGATCTGAGAATGTATGTACTCTTCAAGTGTCTTTGTACACTTTAATATGTTCTGGCTTTATGAAAGCCTTTACAGCACAGCTGCAGCTTAAAGTAAATATTAGACGATACAGAgccttagaaaaaaatataacaaaacatctTCAGACATATATAGTGCCCTTGTGCAACTCCTTTGTGAAACCCATCTTTGGAGGTATTTCTCTACCAGCTTTCCACATCGAAAAAactaactttcttttttctccatttctcttCTTTGGACTCTATATTCGGCCCAGTCTCCAGTCTGTGGAGACTCGATTAGCTTTTCTTCCATATTTACCCTGTATTTAGCTTTTCTAGCTAGTTTCCTTGACACtgctaagaaacaaaacaaatcatctcCACAGCATTATTCTACCACCTCTGTGCTTCACGGTGTTAGTTGCAGTGTCGCTTCCTAGCTACACGTTATGCTTTAACTGTAACACCTTCTTCTACATATCTACTTTGTCCCTTCATGGTTTGTGATAAACTGCAAACAAGACTTTCCGAATGCCCTCTCACATCAATGTCTTTCTTCTTGTTACTCTTTCTTTAAAGCCAGATTAGTGACATACACAACCAATTGACGGTTTCTCCCTGctgagctgtggatttctgcagctcctccagagtaacCAAAAGCCTCTTGACTGCTTCTCTACTTTATGTTCTTCTTGCCATAACCTtatcattgacctctccaggGTCATCCTCACTTGTTTGTTCAACTATGCTCTCTATCAAACTTCACAGAACAGCCGTATGTAGGCTGAGACTGAACTACACAGAGATGGACTCTGAAGGCAATCGGGTGCATTGGACTTTATTTAGGGGTAACACCGAAAAGGGGCCCGAATGTTAAGCCTTCTTTTCTGAAACTTGTTATAACCTGACAATATGTGCAATGTTTTgaggagtgtgaatactttcacaTGATTGTATGTGACATCTGCTGCATGTTTGTTCCTCCACAGGAAGTCAGTGTGCAGTGAAGATGATTAAATCTTTCAGACATGTCTGCGGTGGTGGAGCAGTATGGTAGCATGAGCAACAAGAGCAGATTCTAGTTGACATATTCAGTCATGTGTTGCGAGCGTCCATGTATTACCCGCTTAAAATTACTATTTAATTGCCGCTTTCACGTTAAGAATCTCATGATAGCGGCTGCATGACCCTGACCAGAGAACCGGCTTGGAACATGGTCAGGAAAAGGAAATCCACATGTCTTCACTGGGTATCTTGCAGGGCATTCATGTGTCAGTTTATCTTTTCTAAGTGAGGCCGAGAGCATGAGAGGGTGACTCACTTGTTGTAGAGGACCACGTCAGGAAGCCAGATGTGTTTTGAGGGCAGCCTGACCTTCAACATTCCATCGAACTCCTCGGGGACCCAAGTCAGCCGATAGTCCTGCCACTCCTGAGGGCCAACGGAAACAACAAGCTTAGTCACTCATTTGCTAATCACACAGCAGCAAGAAGACAGCAGGGAACAGAGaatttgcttttcatttcttaCAAGTCGTTGGAAAAAATGTGCATACGCCCCGGTTTGCACACGCCTTACcaattttcatgttaaaatatatttaaattgatGTTTGAGTGAATATCAGCAAACCTATCCTCTTTGTTAGACTATGTAAAAAACTATTCTCTGTTGTGCAGTTATTGATGTCCCCACACTGAAACCTAGGCAGTCGCTACGACACCAAGCTTTGGTCCATGCTATACTGTCTGCAGCAGCCGTGAAACACTATAATCATTAGTTTGTTTGGGCTCAGTATGGCTGTCCTCGGCTTTCCGACTTTCTGATGGTGAGAAATGTATCGAGCCCTCATAGTCATTCTACGCTTGGCTACCAGTCATAAATCTGCGCCTGCTCAGGTTGCaagcgtttgtgtgtgtgtgtgtctctcacTATGAGGCAGAGAGCACAAACTGAAATGTAGAAACCACGggatgtttttttctccttgatATGAAAGTGCTTTCAACACAACAGAATATACTTTCTTGATTTGAGTCACAACGAATCATCTATCCTCAGCATCCTCCTCTAATTCGGAGGTGCCCAAGTCCAGGAAAACAactgtcctgcagcttttaggtgaatcccttctccaacacacctgaatcaaatgactggCTTGTTGCTaggcctctgcagagctgctgctgtgatTTAACTCAGATGTGTTCGAGGAGtaatgcatctaaaagttgtagggTAGAAGCTCTCCATGACTGGACATACGCATCCCTGATCTAGTTTcgtttattaaaacaaaaaagccaaaaattcTTCAGATTGctgcaaaaataatgttttgtttatgttattTTGATATTGATGCAGATTTTAGCAATCATATAATATGAACACACACTGAATTTAcacatttcaaatgaaaatttaaaaaacctctgaaattgTTTGATCTGCTCTGTTCTACAGAGTCGTAGTTTATTCATCCTACTagcagtatttaaaaaaatattgctacaATCAGAACTGTCCTGATCAGTGTACATAAACAAACCCCCCAGCATGTCTGTCTGAAAGTAACTGCAGACAAATTTTCACAGAGCTCTGCACCCAAGTTAAATTTACTTTATCCTCAGCAGAGCGAACACAGATGGCACGCAAAACCTTCCACTGTGGACTGCTGGGTGGAGAGCAGATCCACTTTGCGACACACAAAGTGGATCAGGATGGACTGCACAGACGAAGACATGACGTAGCGTTCTACAGCATCTATCACTTCATTTGTAAACGTACAGTTAAGAAGTATTTTGTTTCTCAAATGATGACTTCATTTATTGAAGGAACTAACATTATATCTAGAGCAACCTGGCTCCACTGCACTATGCTGTATGGGTAAGATGACTGAGTCTCATTATAGAGAAAGGTTTAATCATTGTTACTTTGCACCATATTCAGTAGCAATCAAGTTCTTCACAGTTTAAAATCTCAAATAACTTGTTtgcctttgttgtttttactgctAATCTCACGGTGAGGCTTTATTTGCATGTTTGGTGAGGTGGCTGGATGTGATGAGGCGTGTGAAGTCTCACCTGTGTCAGCCAGACATTGGTGGTCATCACCTGCTCTCTTTCATGCTGAAAGACAacacaaaatcacatttaaacaaTGAACCCATTGTCATCCTTCTGTGATTGAGGGAGCTTTTCAAATTGTgtgcaaagattttttttttaggttttcctCCAGTGAGCCAGACATTTTTGTAATCTTTTaaggtgtttttgtttaacaaTTTCCCAAACTTTCTGA includes the following:
- the chrnb2 gene encoding neuronal acetylcholine receptor subunit beta-2; amino-acid sequence: MMHRWQLLPPRLLLACFAIVGVGLGADTEERLVEHLLNPAHYNKLIRPATNGSELVTVQLMVSLAQLISVHEREQVMTTNVWLTQEWQDYRLTWVPEEFDGMLKVRLPSKHIWLPDVVLYNNADGVYEVSFYSNAVVSYDGSIFWLPPAIYKSACKIEVKHFPFDQQNCTLRFRSWTYDRTEIDLVLRADVASMDDFTPSGEWDIIALPGRRNENPADPTYVDITYDFIIRRKPLFYTINLIIPCVLITSLAILVFYLPSDCGEKMTLCISVLLALTVFLLLISKIVPPTSLDVPLVGKYLMFTMVLVTFSIVTSVCVLNVHHRSPTTHTMPPWVKLVFLNKLPALLFMRQPRNSSERQRLRQRRRAQEQKEGGRSGEPAALMVGLGLGGGGGNGGGTSSSVFGKDDGDPCTCYVNRASVKQFGGELVGAGGGSMDGLNRVRESREGSSGNLPRGKQAAGGPALTQALLAQACPGFDEAVEGVRFIANHMKSEDDDQSVSEDWKYVAMVIDRLFLWIFVFVCVFGTMGMFLQPLFQNYTVKTINTPG